The proteins below are encoded in one region of Delphinus delphis chromosome 4, mDelDel1.2, whole genome shotgun sequence:
- the LOC132424425 gene encoding LOW QUALITY PROTEIN: cytochrome P450 2J2-like (The sequence of the model RefSeq protein was modified relative to this genomic sequence to represent the inferred CDS: inserted 1 base in 1 codon; substituted 1 base at 1 genomic stop codon), whose protein sequence is MGPAELSLQPWDPVSPQLAQAHGNVFTTWVGPTPVVVLSGFWVVKEALVSNSEQFSGRPLTPLFRDVFGERGVICSNGHTWRQQRRFCLATLRELGLGKLALELQLQGEAAELAEGFHQEQGRPFDPRVHIVTSTARVIGTLVFGCRFLLEDPFFQELIQAIDFGLAFVSTIWCRLSPGSSLCYYCLHYCLDYFGSVESFQMTSGPGMPMSEVPDHFGAPSTILSCPGSGSAPEQPLGRPLPPQLYDRFPWAFHRLPGPHQEMFRYQKAVRGYICREISRHKLRTPEAPKEFISCYLAQITKATDDPVSTFNEENLIQVVVDLFLGGTDTTATTLCWALIYVVQHGALRERVQRELDAVLGTSQAIRYXDRELLPYTRTVREVQRLSRVVTTDAVRQCVTSTHVHGHPVPKGTIILSNLASVLYDPECWETPXQFNPGHFLDKDGNFLVSEAFLPFSAGHRASVCLGDQLAWMELFLMFATLLRTFWFQLPEGSPGLRREYVFGGTRQPRLQKICAVPHLNCPNPGPGEEGV, encoded by the exons ATGGGGCCAGCTGAGCTTTCTCTGCAGCCCTGGGACCCTGTCTCTCCGCAGCTGGCCCAGGCTCACGGCAACGTGTTCACCACGTGGGTGGGCCCGACGCCCGTGGTGGTGTTGAGTGGCTTCTGGGTAGTGAAGGAAGCCCTGGTCTCCAACTCGGAGCAGTTCTCAGGCCGGCCCCTCACCCCGCTCTTCCGGGACGTGTTTGGAGAAAGAG GGGTCATCTGCAGCAATGGGCACACGTGGAGGCAGCAGAGACGCTTCTGCCTGGCAACGCTTCGGGAGCTAGGCCTAGGCAAGCTGGCACTGGAGCTGCAGTTGCAGGGAGAGGCGGCAGAGCTGGCAGAGGGCTTCCACCAGGAGCAGG GTAGACCCTTCGACCCTCGGGTACACATTGTCACGTCCACGGCCAGAGTCATTGGGACCCTCGTGTTTGGCTGCCGCTTCCTCTTGGAGGATCCCTTCTTCCAGGAACTGATTCAAGCCATCGACTTTGGCCTGGCCTTTGTCAGCACCATTTGGTGCAGG CTGAGCCCTGGGTCCAGTCTCTGCTACTACTGCCTTCATTACTGTCTAGATTACTTTGGGAGTGTGGAGAGTTTCCAGATGACGAGCGGTCCTGGGATGCCCATGTCAGAGGTTCCAGACCACTTTGGTGCCCCCAGCACCATTCTGAGCTGCCCTGGCTCAGGGTCAGCACCTGAGCAGCCCCTGGGCAGGCCTCTTCCCCCACAGCTGTATGATCGGTTCCCCTGGGCCTTCCACCGCCTCCCAGGCCCCCACCAGGAGATGTTTAGGTACCAGAAGGCTGTGCGAGGCTATATCTGCCGGGAGATCAGCAGACACAAACTCAGGACACCTGAGGCCCCCAAGGAGTTCATCAGCTGCTACCTGGCCCAGATCACTAAG GCCACGGACGACCCTGTCTCTACATTCAATGAAGAAAACCTGATCCAGGTAGTGGTCGACCTGTTTCTGGGAGGCACCGACACCACGGCCACTaccctgtgctgggcactcaTCTACGTGGTCCAGCATGGAGCCCTCCGGG AGAGGGTGCAGCGGGAACTGGATGCGGTGCTGGGCACCTCCCAGGCCATCCGCTACTAGGACCGCGAGCTACTGCCCTACACCCGCACCGTCCGTGAGGTGCAGCGCCTCAGCCGCGTCGTGACCACAGATGCCGTGCGCCAGTGCGTGACCTCCACCCATGTGCACGGCCACCCCGTGCCCAAG GGCACCATCATCTTGTCCAACCTGGCCTCTGTGCTCTATGACCCTGAGTGTTGGGAGACCC AACAATTCAACCCTGGCCACTTCCTGGACAAGGATGGAAACTTCCTGGTCAGTGAGGCCTTCCTGCCATTCTCTGCAGG ACACAGGGCATCGGTGTGCCTAGGGGACCAGCTGGCTTGGATGGAGCTCTTCCTGATGTTTGCCACCCTCCTCAGGACCTTTTGGTTCCAACTGCCAGAGGGGAGCCCGGGGCTCAGGCGGGAGTACGTCTTTGGGGGCACTCGGCAGCCCCGGCTCCAGAAGATCTGTGCCGTGCCCCATCTGAACTGCCCCAACCCAGGTCCTGGAGAGGAGGGCGTGTAG